GTTCTTCTTCGTGGTGGACGTGTAAAAGACCTTCCAGGGGTACGTTACCATATCGTCCGTGGTGCACTTGATACTGCAGGTGTAAACGATCGTAAACAAGGCCGTTCTAAATACGGTACTAAAAAACCAAAAGCATAAGGAAAGGGGATAAAGAAAAATGAGTCGTAAAAACCGTGCGCCTAAACGCGATGTATTGCCAGATCCGCTTTACAATTCACAATTAGTTACTCGTCTTATCAACCGCGTTATGCTTGATGGTAAACGTGGTACAGCTGCTTCAATCGTTTACGGAGCTTTCGAACAAATTAAAGAAGCTACTGGAAACGATGCTCTTGAAGTATTCGAAACAGCTATGGAAAACATCATGCCTGTACTTGAAGTACGTGCTCGCCGTGTCGGTGGTTCTAACTACCAAGTCCCAGTTGAAGTTCGTCCAGAACGTCGTACAACACTTGGACTTCGTTGGTTGGTAACAATCGCTCGTCAACGTGGTGAACACACAATGGTTGATCGTCTTGCAAAAGAAATCTTGGATGCAGCGAACAACACTGGTGCAGCTGTTAAGAAACGTGAAGATACTCACCGTATGGCTGAAGCTAACCGTGCATTCGCACACTTCCGCTGGTAAGATTAAGATACTAAGGGCGTTAAAAAAGCGACTGAAATTAGGAAGCTTGACGAAGAATCAAAGATTCTAGGAAAGCTTATCTATTTTCCGAGCTTTTAGCCCAGGTTCAATTGAGCTCGATCAGCTCTTGAACCCAATTCAACTCTTCTTAAAAGTTGGAACCAAAACTTAGCATGAAAACACTGAGAACGGGTAGGTCCTGCCTATCCGTTTTTATTAAATCATGTTATAATAGAATATAGAAATAAAAAATATAGGAGAAACAAACCTCATGGCACGCGAATTTTCACTTGAAAAAACTCGTAATATCGGTATCATGGCTCACGTCGATGCTGGTAAAACAACTACAACTGAGCGTATCCTTTACTACACTGGTAAGATTCACAAAATCGGTGAAACTCACGAAGGTGCGTCACAAATGGACTGGATGGAGCAAGAGCAAGAACGTGGTATCACTATCACATCTGCCGCTACGACAGCTCAATGGAAAGACACTCGTGTAAACATCATCGACACACCAGGACACGTGGACTTCACTATCGAAGTTCAACGTTCACTCCGCGTTTTGGACGGTGCTGTAACCGTTCTTGACTCACAATCAGGTGTTGAACCTCAAACTGAAACAGTTTGGCGTCAAGCAACTGAATACGGAGTTCCACGTATCGTATTCGCTAACAAGATGGATAAAATCGGTGCTGACTTCCTTTACTCAGTAAGCACACTTCATGACCGTCTTCAAGCAAACGCTCACCCAATTCAATTGCCAATCGGTGCTGAAGATGACTTCCGCGGAATCATTGACTTGATCAAGATGAAAGCTGAAATCTATACTAACGACCTTGGTACAGATATCCTTGAAGAAGATATTCCAGCTGAATACCTTGAACAAGCTCAAGAATACCGTGAAAAATTGGTTGAAGCAGTTGCTGAAACTGATGAAGACTTGATGATGAAATACCTTGAAGGGGAAGAAATCACTAACGAAGAATTGAAAGCTGGTATCCGTAAAGCTACAATCAACGTTGAATTCTACCCAGTACTTTGTGGTTCAGCCTTCAAGAACAAAGGGGTTCAATTGATGTTGGATGCAGTCCTTGACTACCTTCCAAGCCCACTTGATATCCCTGCAATCAAGGGTGTAAACCCAGATACAGACGAAGAAGAAGAACGTCCAGCATCTGATGAAGAGCCATTTGCAGCTCTTGCCTTCAAGATCATGACTGACCCATTCGTAGGTCGTTTGACATTCTTCCGTGTTTACTCAGGTGTCTTGAACTCAGGTTCATACGTCTTGAACACTTCTAAAGGTAAACGTGAACGTATCGGACGTATCCTTCAAATGCACGCCAACACTCGTAAAGAAATCGAAACAGTTTACTCTGGAGATATCGCTGCTGCCGTTGGTTTGAAAGATACTACAACTGGTGACTCATTGACAGATGAAAAAGCAAAAATCATCCTTGAATCAATCGAAGTTCCAGAACCAGTTATCCAATTGATGGTTGAGCCTAAATCTAAAGCAGACCAAGACAAGATGGGTATCGCCCTTCAAAAATTGGCTGAAGAAGATCCAACATTCCGCGTTGAAACAAACCCTGAAACTGGTGAAACAGTTATCTCTGGTATGGGTGAGTTGCACTTGGATGTCCTTGTTGACCGTATGAAACGTGAATTCAAGGTTGAAGCTAACGTTGGTGCTCCTCAAGTATCTTACCGCGAAACATTCCGCGCTTCTACACAAGCACGTGGATTCTTCAAACGTCAATCTGGTGGTAAAGGTCAGTTTGGTGATGTTTGGATCGAATTTACTCCAAACGAAGAAGGTAAAGGATTCGAGTTCGAAAATGCTATCGTCGGTGGTGTGGTTCCACGTGAATTCATCCCTGCAGTAGAAAAAGGACTTCAAGAATCTATGGCGAACGGTGTTCTTGCTGGTTACCCAATGGTTGACGTGAAAGCGAAGCTTTACGATGGTTCATACCACGATGTCGACTCATCTGAAACTGCCTTCAAGATCGCTGCATCTCTTGCACTTAAAGAAGCTGCTAAGACTGCACAACCAGCTATCCTTGAACCAATGATGCTTGTAACCATCACAGTTCCTGAAGAAAACCTTGGGGATGTTATGGGTCACGTAACTGCTCGTCGTGGACGTGTAGATGGTATGGAAGCACACGGTGCAAGCCAAATCGTTCGTGCTTATGTGCCACTTGCTGAAATGTTCGGTTACGCTACTGTCCTTCGTTCTGCAACTCAAGGACGTGGTACGTTCATGATGGTATTTGACCACTACGAAGATGTACCAAAATCAGTACAAGAAGAAATCATTAAAAAAGCTAAAGGTGAAGCTTAATTTGCCAAAGCTAAAAAACTCTTCCCAAAATGGGAAGAGTTTTTCTTTGTTCAAAAAGTGAGTGCAAGTAAAAAAGCATCCCTACTATCGATCAAGACTTTGTGAAAAACTTTAATAAAAGAGGTGGTGATCTATGATAAATCTTGCTTTTCGTTGGGAAATAGTTGCTTTTTAATGCAATAAAGTATATAATAGAGACTGTTAAAAGATGTTTGGCGCTGTGTCAAGTTACTCTTTTCACAAAAAAATTTTTTGATTTTCATAAGGAGGAAATCACGAATGGTAGTTAAAGTTGGTATTAACGGTTTCGGTCGTATCGGACGTCTTGCTTTCCGTCGTATCCAAAACGTAGAAGGTGTTGAAGTTACTCGCATCAACGACCTTACAGATCCAGTTATGCTTGCACACTTGTTGAAATACGATACAACTCAAGGTCGTTTCGACGGTACTGTGGAAGTTAAAGAAGGTGGATTCGAAGTTAACGGTAAATTCGTTAAAGTTTCTGCTGAACGCGATCCAGAACAAATCGACTGGGCTAACGACGGTGTAGAAATCGTTCTTGAAGCAACTGGTTTCTTTGCTACTAAAGCAGCTGCTGAAAAACACTTGCATGCTGGTGGTGCTAAGAAAGTTGTTATCACTGCTCCTGGTGGATCAGATGTTAAAACAGTCGTATTTAACACTAACCACGATATTCTTGATGGTACTGAAACAGTTATCTCAGGTGCTTCATGTACTACAAACTGCTTGGCTCCAATGGCTAAAGCTCTTCAAGATAACTTCGGTGTTGTTGAAGGATTGATGACTACTATCCACGCTTACACTGGTGACCAAATGATCCTTGACGGTCCACACCGTAAAGGTGACCTTCGTCGTGCACGCGCTGGTGCTGCTAACATCGTTCCTAACTCAACTGGTGCTGCTAAAGCAATCGGTTTGGTTATCCCTGAATTGAACGGTAAATTGGACGGAGCTGCACAACGCGTTCCTGTTCCAACTGGATCAGTTACTGAATTGGTAGTTGTTCTTGACAAGAACGTTACTGTTGATGAAGTGAATGCAGCTATGAAAGCAGCTTCAAACGAATCATACGGTTACACTGAAGATCCAATCGTATCTTCAGACGTTGTAGGTATGTCTTACGGATCATTGTTTGACGCAACTCAAACTAAAGTTATTGACGTTGACGGTAAACAATTGGTTAAAGTTGTTTCATGGTATGACAACGAAATGTCTTACACTGCACAACTTGTTCGTACTCTTGAATACTTCGCAAAAATTGCTAAATAATTCATGCGTATGAAGAGAGGAGGGATACCTCCTCTTTTTTTGTACTTTTTTTAGGGCTTTCTCATCATATTATAGGAATTGCCAGAATAGATTGACAGTGCTAAATAGATTAGGGTATCCTATTCTTGATTGGAGATTTCTAATACAATGAAATGAAAGCGATTACAGGTCGTGAAGAAAGGAGCCAATAGAAATCGCTCAAGAAAAAGAAAAAAACCATACAAGGAGGTCAAGATGAAAGGTCATCTATTTGAAAAGAAAGAACGATTTAGTATACGAAAATTCAGTGTGGGAGTTTGCTCCGCATTGATTGGGTTAGCATTTTTAGGAACAGGTGCTGTCTCTGCAGATGAGGCGGTTTCTACTAGTGAACAAGCCTTGGAAAGCTCTTCAGCAACGACCGAAGACGTCAATCATCTAGTGAGAGAAGCTAGCGTCTATACTGCAGATGCAGTCTTACCTTCTGCAGAAACGGAAAAACCAGCCGCAGAAGCGCTCACTCCAGAGGCTAGTCCTACAAGTACAGAAGCTAGCTCGACAACTACAGATACTCCAGCTGTTTTAGAGACTGAAAAACCAAAAGCTACTGCTGAAAAAGTGGCTGATTTACCAACCAATGAAGAAAAACAATTAAGACCCAAAGAAGTTAAGTTCGATACCTGGGAAGATCTCTTGAAGTGGGAACCAGGAAAACGAGTGGATGACGATATGAATAGAGCAAGCGTCCCACTTGCGAGTCGTTTTCAAGGGAAACAAATTAATGAACAAGCTAATCCTGAGGCGAAGATCCAAGCACTGTCAAACATGAACTCCAAAGCCAAGGATCATGCGTCTGTCGGAGGGGAAGAGTTTAAGGCCTATGCTTTTGATTACTGGCAATATTTGGACTCCATGGTCTTTTGGGAAGGGCTGGTTCCATCAGCAGATGTGATCGATGCTGCCCACCGAAATGGGGTTCCTATTTATGGAACAATCTTTTATAACTGGTCTAGCAGCATCAAGGATCAAGAACATTTTGCAGAAACCTTGAAAGAAGATAGTGAAGGCTCTAAAACCTTCCCGATCGCCCGTAAATTAGTCGAACTTGCCAAGTACTATGGCTTTGATGGTTACTTTATCAACCAAGAAACGACTGGAAATCTTGTAGAACCATTGGGTCCAAAATTGAGAGATTTTCTTCTTTATACCAAGGAATATGCGAAAAGTCTGAACTATCCGATTAAGTATTCTTGGTATGATGCTATGACTTATGAATATGGCCGTTACCATGAGAATGCGCTGGGAGAATACAACTACAATTTCATGCAGCCAGAAAATGGGGAAAATCCAGTTGATACCTTCTTTGCTAACTTTAACTGGGGCAAATCAGAAGTTGATTATTCCATCAGTACAGCCAAATGGATTAATCGGAATCCTTATGATGTTCTTGCTGGACTCGAGCTCCAAAAAGGAGGCTCTTATAAGACTAATGTAGACTGGAATGCCATTTTAGATGAACATGGCAAGTTGCGTCTATCCCTTGGTCTTTATGCGCCAGATACGATTACAGGTCTAGGAAAGACTGGAGAAGGATACCATACCCATGAAGATCTATTCTGGACAGGTTTCCAAGGAGATCCGACTAAAGGAAAACCAGCAGACCAATCTTGGTACGGTATGTCCAATCTAGTAGTGGACAAAACTCCTATTACAAGTGAAGATTTCAATACTTCCTTCAATACTGGACACGGAAAACACTGGTTTGTGGATGGCAAGATTTCTAAAGAAGGGGAGTGGAACTACCGTTCTGTTTCTGGCTACCTTCCAACCTGGCGTTGGTGGGTAGAGCATAGTGAAGATAGTACACCATTGAAAGGTCGCTATGATTTTGATCAAGCCTACAATGGAGGAAATTCTCTAGCCTTTGAAGGAGATTTAAAAGCCAATAGCAGTCAAAATATCATGCTCTATTCGACCAAGATCCCTGTGACAGAAACGACCAAGTTGAGCGTCTCTCACAAGGGCGGGGTCGGAGCAGCTGCTTGGGTAGCTGTTGCCACCAAAGAAGACTACTCTGAATACGAATGGAAAGAATTGACACCGAGTGCGGATTGGTCTACTCAAACCTTTGATTTGGGAAGTTTGGCTGGCAAGACCATTTATGCTGTGAAGATGTTCTTTGACCATGATACGGATGTCAAAGACTACAAATTTAATCTCGGCCAATTGTCGATTACGTCAAACCAAGAGAAACCAGCGACTCCAGCAGAAGTATCCGTTCGAGCAAAACGTCTACAAAATGCGCAAGAAGCAGAAGCAGTCCTCAATTTTAAAGGGGTAGCAGATGCGGATTATTATGAAGTCTATGAAAAAGATGGCGACAACTGGCGTCTTTTAACAGGGTCTTCTGCGACAACCGTCTATCTACCAAAAATTAGCCGTTCAGCAATTGCTGAAGGAACGACTCAGGACCTCAAGGTTGTGGCAGTGGGGAAGAACGGCCAACGTTCAGATGCAGGGACTGTGGCCTTTGATTGGGGCATGACCGTGTCAGATACCAGTCTTCCAAAAGCTTTAGCACCAAACGTGGTCATTGGAGCGAAAGTGATCGGTTCGAGCTTCCCAGATGCGGATGGTAGTGAAGGCATTGAAGGCATGTTAAATGGGACCATTACCAGTCTTTCAGATAAATGGTCTTCTGCTCAATTGAGTGGAACCGTCGATATCCGCTTGACACAACCTCGGACCATTGTTCGTTGGGTCATGGACCATGCCGGTGCTGGTGGGGAATCTGTCGATGATGGCAAGATGAATACCCGTGACTTCGACCTTTACTACAAGGACGAAGCCGGTGAATGGAAACTCGCTAAGGAAGTTCGTGGCAATAAAGCCCATGTGTCTGACATTACACTTGATCATCCGATCAAGGCTCAAGACTGGCGTCTCCATGTCATTACAGCAGATAACGGCACCCCATGGCAAGCCATCCGGATTTACAACTGGAAGATGTATGAAAGTCTAGATACTGAGACGGTCAACATTCCGATGAAAAATGCCGCAGCGCAAAACCTAGGTAATCATTTTGTCCAAGTCGGTTTCAAAGATGTCCCAGCTCATACTACTCTGACTCTTTATGCCGATAAAGAAGCCACTAGTCCAATTGCGACCATGACAGCCGATCAAGCTGGAAATCTCATCTTTAAACCGCTCGCTTTTGAATCAACCCCGTCTCTTCTTTACTATCGCGCACAAGTTCCTGGTAAAGATATCAGTAATGTTTTGGCGATCGAAGTTCCAAAGAATGATAAAGAGATTGCGGGACTTCAATTTGAAGATGGATTGACTAAGAAGGTCTACCGGGAAGGCGATGCCCTTTCCTTGAAAGGGGCGACTCTCCGCGTTCATTATAAAGATGGCCAAGCAGATCAACTGGTCAACCTCACCAACTCAGGTATAGAGATTCATGGATTTGACAGTAGCAAGCTCGGAGAACAACACCTAGAAGTTTCTTACCTTGGTCAGAAATTGGATAAGACCCTCACTGTTTTTGTGGTCAGTGCAGAGGAAGCAGGTGAAAAAGCAGTTGCTGGTCTAGAATTGACTGACAAACCAAAAGTGGAATATATTGTCGGAGAAGCATTGGAGAAAGAAGGCGGACGCTTTAAAGTCGTCTTTGAAGATGAAACGACTGAAACGCACGCCTTGACAGATGAAGGGGTGGAAGTGACTGGCTTTGATACGACCAAGGAAGGTCGTCAAACTATCACTGTCCATTACAAAGGAGCTAGTACAAGCTTTGATGTCCTCGTGAATCCAAAACCAGCTCTCAACGATGAATACCTCAAGCAAAAATTGGCTGAAGCTGAAGCTGCAAAAGCCAAAGTAGACTTTACTTTTGCCAGTCCTGAAGTCAAAGAAGCCTTGCTAGCTGGAATGGCTGCTTCTGAAAAAGTCTTGAAAGAGCATGACACCAGCACACAAGATCAAGTCAATGAGCAGTTGAACCAATTGACCGCTCTCTTGAAAGCCTTGGATGGTCAAGCCAATCTAGTCAAAGAAAAAGAAGCTCTCTCTGCCCTAACAACAGAAGCGACCGCTCTATTAGCAAGCAAGCCAAATCACCCTTCTGGTGAGGCTTTGCAGGCACTGATTGAGAAAAATAAAGAGCTCCTAGCTTCTTCAGAGCTCACTCCTGAAGCGCTTGCAACCGCAAAGACAGGTCTAGAGACCTTGATTGCGCTCCTGAAAGAAGACAAGCCAGCGGTCTTTGTAGATCCTGCGACTGGAGTCGAAGTTCAATTCTCCAACTTAGAGCCAACCGTTGTCAAAGGACTAAAAGTCGCAAAAGTTGAAGCCAACCAGGCAGAAAAAGAAGAGCTGAAGGGACGAGAAGGAATCGTCTTTGATATTGAAGGCGTGGATGCAAGCGGTCAGGATATCGATACCCACCATCCATCCCTTGTGAAAATCCCTGTGGATAAGGATAAAGAAGTTGAGCAAGTCCTCTTCTTCCCAGAAGGTCAAGCTCCTCAATCCTTGGCCTTTGAGAGAGTTGGAGATGTGGTCATCTTTACAGCTCCTCACTTTACCCACTATGCGATTGTCTACAAGCCAGCAAAAACGGAAGGACCAGATCAACCGATCCAACCAGAAGAACCGGCTAAACCTGATCAGCCTGTTCAACCAGATCAACCTGTTCAACCAGATCAACCAGATCAACCTGTCCAACCAGCTGCCCCAGTGACTCCAGATCCATCTAATCCATTGAAGCCTACAGAGTCTTCTCAAGTGGATCAGTTGACCCCAACGACTTCTACTCAACCGGATCATCAAGAGGAAGAGCACAAGGATATGGTCGATCAAGAGATCCATCAGTTGTTAAGTACCCACCAAGGAACGAACTCACAGCCAACGGTTCAGCAAGAAACAAAAGATGCAAGCAAAGAAAGTCAATCGGAACACTTGCCAAATACGGCAAGCCTAGAAGCTTCCTTTGCAGCTGAAGCTGTTCTTCTAGCAGCCTTAGGCGGCTTCCTCTTGGCTGGTAAGAAGAAAGAAGAGTAAGTCTTTTACAGGATTCTTTTGTTCACTAAAAAAGTCACTCTCAAAAAAACCTCTCTGGTGAAAACCAGAGAGGTTTGATCTTGTATCTAGAAGTGTTGTTCGGATCCTGTGAATTAGAGGGGAAAAGCATTGGATTTTTCTACCTCTTTTACAGCTTTTGTGATATAATTATCATGTATTAAAAAAAGAAGGAGTCATATCTAATGGCAAAATTGACTGTTAAAGACGTTGACTTGAAAGGGAAAAAAGTTCTCGTTCGTGTTGACTTCAACGTTCCTGTAAAAGATGGCGTGATCACTAACGATAACCGTATCACTGCAGCTCTTCCAACTATCAAGTACATCCTTGAACAAGGTGGACGTGCAATCCTCTTCTCTCACCTTGGACGTGTAAAAGAAGAAGCAGATAAAGAAGGTAAATCACTTGCTCCTGTAGCTGCTGACTTGGCTGCTAAATTGGGTCAAGAAGTGAAATTTATCCCAGGTGTTACACGTGGTGCTGAATTGGAAGCAGCTGTTAACGCTCTTGAAGATGGACAAGTTCTCTTGGTTGAAAACACTCGTTTCGAAGATGTTGATGGCAAGAAAGAATCTAAAAACGATCCTGAACTTGGTAAATACTGGGCATCACTTGGAGATGGTATCTTCGTAAACGATGCATTTGGTACTGCTCACCGTGCACACGCATCTAACGTTGGTATCTCAGCAAACGTTGAAAAAGCTGTTGCTGGTTTCCTTCTTGAAAACGAAATTGCTTACATCAAAGAAGCAGTTGAAGCTCCAGAACGTCCATTCGTAGCTATCCTTGGTGGATCTAAAGTATCTGACAAGATCGGTGTTATCGAAAACTTGCTTGAAAAAGCTGATAAAGTTCTTATCGGTGGTGGGATGACTTACACATTCTACAAAGCACAAGGTATCGAAATCGGTAACTCACTTGTAGAAGAAGACAAATTGGATGTGGCGAAAGCTCTTCTTGAAAAATCAAACGGTAAATTGATCTTGCCAGTTGACTCAAAAGAAGCGAACGCATTTGCTGACTACACTGAAGTGAAAGACACTGAAGGTGAAGCAGTAGATCTAGGATTCCTTGGTCTTGATATCGGTCCTAAATCAATCGCTAAATTCGACCAAGAATTGACTGGTGCGAAAACAGTTGTATGGAACGGACCTATGGGTGTATTTGAAAACCCTGACTTCCAAGCTGGTACAATCGGTGTGATGGACGCTATCGTGAAACAACCAGGCGTTAAATCAATCATCGGTGGTGGTGACTCAGCTGCTGCTGCGATCAACCTTGGCCGTGCAGACAAATTCTCATGGATCTCTACTGGTGGTGGTGCTTCTATGGAACTCCTTGAAGGTAAAGAACTTCCAGGATTGGCTGCTCTTACAGACAAATAATCTAAATAGAATGAAAGAGGCTGGGACAAAAGTCCTAGCCTCTTAATTATTTTTGGATTGTCGAGCAAGACGCAGTGGTTGAGTGGGCTCTACTACGCTGATTTCATCAGCTTTTACAGCCCTACTCAACTGTGCGGAGGTGGGACGACGAAATCGAATTCTAACGAATTACCGATTTCTGTCCCGCTATCTTTTTTCTTTCTATTGATAACTGTTCTCTCCTTTCTGAAAATATGGTAGAATAATAGAAATAGAAAGATAGGTGACCATGGATTACTTTAAACGACACAAATTTGATTGGTCCAAATTCCGTTTGGGGATGAGAACCTTTAAAACAGGGATTGCCGTTTTTATTGTACTACTTATTTTTGGAATATTTGGCTGGCGAGGCCTTCAGATCGGGACGTTAACAGCTGTTTTTAGTTTGAGGGAAGACTTTGATAAGAGTGTCCACTTCGGGGCTTCGCGTGTCATGGGCAACAGTATCGGAGGTTTTTATGCCGTGTTGTTCTTCCTTTTAAAAACGCTCTTTCATGGGGCGTATTGGGTGACTCTTATTTTTGTACCCATTGCGACCATGTTAACCATTATGACAAATGTCGCTATGAATAACAAAGCAGGAATTATCGGAGGAGTTTCGGCAATGCTGATCATTACCCTCTCGATTCCTAACGGAGAAACCTTCTTGTATGTTTTTGCCCGAATATTTGAGACCTTTATTGGCGTTTTCGTTGCGATTTTGGTTAATTCGGATGTGGATCACATTCGCGATTTTCTCAAGAAACACAAAAAACCTATGTAAGATTATATAACATTTAATCTTGACATAGATTTTTTTTTCGATATAATAGAATAGAAAGAGGAATGGTATGAAGGAAAAGGAATTACGACGCTCGCTGGCAGTCTTTCCGATTGGCAGTGTTATGAAGCTGACCGACTTGACAGCTCGCCAGATTCGTTATTATGAAGATCAGGGATTGATTTCTCCTGATCGGACAGAAGGCAATCGCCGCATGTATTCGTTGGACGATATGGACCGCCTGCTTGAGATCAAAGATTATATCTCAGATGGCTTCAATATTGCGGATATTAAGAAGAAATATGCGGAAAAAGAGCAAGAGCAAACCAAGGTTGTCAGTCAAGAAGAGATCCGTAAGGCTCTTCATCGTGACATTCTTCAGCAAAGTCGCTTCACATCTTCCCCATCGCCATATGGTCAATTTCGTTGATCATTTCATAAGCTTGTAATCTATTTTAAGGAGACAAAAATGTCAATTACTGCTGCAGATATTCGCCGTGAAGTAAAAGAAAAAAATGTTACTTTTATTCGCTTGATGTTCTCTGATATTTTGGGAACCATGAAGAACGTCGAAATTCCAGCTACCGATGAGCAACTGGACAAGGTTCTTTCAAACAAAGCCATGTTTGATGGTTCTTCTATCGAAGGATTTGTCCGTATCAACGAGTCAGATATGTATCTTTACCCAGATTTGGATACATGGACAGTTTTCCCTTGGGGAGATGAAAATGGTAGCGTAGCTGGCTTGATCTGTGATGTCTATACGACAGAAGGGGAACCATTTGCAGGAGACCCACGTGGCAACTTGAAACGTGCCCTTCGTCATATGGAAAAACTTGGCTTCAAATCCTTTAACCTTGGACCAGAACCAGAATTCTTCCTCTTCAAGTTGGATGAAAATGGAGATCCAACTCTTGAAGTAAACGATAAAGGTGGCTATTTTGACTTGGCTCCAACAGACCTTGCAGATAACACTCGTCGTGAAATCGTAAATGTCTTGACAAAGATGGGCTTTGAAGTAGAAGCCAGCCACCACGAAGTAGCCGTTGGTCAGCATGAAATTGACTTCAAATATGACGAAGTTCTCCGCGCTTGTGACAAGATCCAAATCTTTAAACTCGTTGTGAAGACCATCGCTCGTAAACACGGCTTGTATGCAACCTTTATGGCCAAACCAAAATTTGGAATTGCCGGATCAGGTATGCACTGTAATATGTCTCTCTTTGACCAAGATGGCAACAATGCCTTCTTTGATCCAGAAGATCCACGTGGAATGCAATTGTCAGAAACTGCTTATCACTTCTTAGGTGGTTTGATCAAGCATGCCTACAACTTTACAGCCGTGACCAAGCCAACCGTCAACTCTTATAAACGTTTGGTTCCTGGATATGAAGCACCCGTTTATATCGCTTGGGCAGGTCGCAACCGTTCCCCTTTGGTACGTGTACCAGCCTCACGTGGGATGGGAACTCGTTTGGAATTGCGCTCCGTAGACCCAATG
The DNA window shown above is from Streptococcus sp. S1 and carries:
- a CDS encoding phosphoglycerate kinase, producing MAKLTVKDVDLKGKKVLVRVDFNVPVKDGVITNDNRITAALPTIKYILEQGGRAILFSHLGRVKEEADKEGKSLAPVAADLAAKLGQEVKFIPGVTRGAELEAAVNALEDGQVLLVENTRFEDVDGKKESKNDPELGKYWASLGDGIFVNDAFGTAHRAHASNVGISANVEKAVAGFLLENEIAYIKEAVEAPERPFVAILGGSKVSDKIGVIENLLEKADKVLIGGGMTYTFYKAQGIEIGNSLVEEDKLDVAKALLEKSNGKLILPVDSKEANAFADYTEVKDTEGEAVDLGFLGLDIGPKSIAKFDQELTGAKTVVWNGPMGVFENPDFQAGTIGVMDAIVKQPGVKSIIGGGDSAAAAINLGRADKFSWISTGGGASMELLEGKELPGLAALTDK
- a CDS encoding FUSC family protein gives rise to the protein MDYFKRHKFDWSKFRLGMRTFKTGIAVFIVLLIFGIFGWRGLQIGTLTAVFSLREDFDKSVHFGASRVMGNSIGGFYAVLFFLLKTLFHGAYWVTLIFVPIATMLTIMTNVAMNNKAGIIGGVSAMLIITLSIPNGETFLYVFARIFETFIGVFVAILVNSDVDHIRDFLKKHKKPM
- a CDS encoding MerR family transcriptional regulator codes for the protein MKEKELRRSLAVFPIGSVMKLTDLTARQIRYYEDQGLISPDRTEGNRRMYSLDDMDRLLEIKDYISDGFNIADIKKKYAEKEQEQTKVVSQEEIRKALHRDILQQSRFTSSPSPYGQFR
- the glnA gene encoding type I glutamate--ammonia ligase codes for the protein MSITAADIRREVKEKNVTFIRLMFSDILGTMKNVEIPATDEQLDKVLSNKAMFDGSSIEGFVRINESDMYLYPDLDTWTVFPWGDENGSVAGLICDVYTTEGEPFAGDPRGNLKRALRHMEKLGFKSFNLGPEPEFFLFKLDENGDPTLEVNDKGGYFDLAPTDLADNTRREIVNVLTKMGFEVEASHHEVAVGQHEIDFKYDEVLRACDKIQIFKLVVKTIARKHGLYATFMAKPKFGIAGSGMHCNMSLFDQDGNNAFFDPEDPRGMQLSETAYHFLGGLIKHAYNFTAVTKPTVNSYKRLVPGYEAPVYIAWAGRNRSPLVRVPASRGMGTRLELRSVDPMANPYVALAVLLEVGLHGIENKIEAPSPIEENIYVMTPEERRAAGITDLPSTLHNALKALTEDEVVKAALGEHIYTSFLEAKRIEWASYATFVSQWEVDNYLDLY